A window from Malania oleifera isolate guangnan ecotype guangnan chromosome 7, ASM2987363v1, whole genome shotgun sequence encodes these proteins:
- the LOC131159373 gene encoding dolichyl-diphosphooligosaccharide--protein glycosyltransferase subunit 4A, whose amino-acid sequence MFDDQDLGFFANFLGIFVFVLVIAYHFVMADPKYEGN is encoded by the coding sequence ATGTTCGACGATCAAGACTTAGGCTTCTTTGCCAATTTTCTTGGTATATTTGTATTTGTACTGGTAATTGCTTACCATTTTGTGATGGCTGACCCTAAATATGAAGGCAACTAA